From Melitaea cinxia chromosome 30, ilMelCinx1.1, whole genome shotgun sequence, one genomic window encodes:
- the LOC123668188 gene encoding putative fatty acyl-CoA reductase CG5065, translating to MVARPRSPCGALLPQFYAGRDIFITGATGFMGKVLVERLLSTCPDVGRLHLLMRSKKGETPEKRLMKLKQSQVFDIVRQQNPTQLDKLVFIQGDVAQPGLGIATADLKQLQEVSIVFHSAATLKFDEALPAAVDQNVLSVLRLMDICDTLPNLQAFVHVSTAYSNPERYVVEERVYPSPVSLSRLLALVDVVPAPILASITPQYIKPKPNTYTFTKAMAEEAIRSRASSYPVAIFRPTIVVSSLKHPYPGWIENLNGPSGVVVAAGKGLLHVFCRKPNAKADLIPVDIAIDTLLAVAWETAVDKLSDVRVYNCGTGENPTTWGDFERALKVYLPQYPLDGCLWYPSGNGVENRYVHKILEFLLHTAPLHVAEYVMRALGVKMKISLITAEQKLRAMSDVLAFFALRDWQFKNDNVQKLRARLTPSDAGIYNLDPKTIDWNEQYKNFVKGTRKFLLKEKDEDAEEAKRHLNRMYFIHKGVMFFVMILLFRLILQNKTIRDIVYGTLRLLASLLHASYNMLEV from the exons ATGGTGGCGCGACCAAGGTCGCCGTGTGGCGCCCTGCTCCCACAGTTCTATGCTGGGAGGGACATCTTCATAACGGGAGCTACGGGCTTCATGGGGAAA GTGCTGGTAGAACGTCTTCTGTCAACATGTCCGGATGTAGGAAGGCTACATCTTCTGATGAGGTCCAAGAAGGGAGAGACTCCAGAGAAGAGGCTGATGAAGCTGAAGCAGtcacag GTGTTCGATATAGTCCGTCAACAGAACCCAACACAACTGGATAAGCTCGTGTTTATCCAGGGCGATGTGGCTCAGCCTGGACTTGGCATCGCTACGGCGGATCTGAAGCAACTTCAGGAG GTATCGATAGTTTTCCACTCAGCCGCTACCCTCAAATTCGATGAAGCTTTACCAGCTGCGGTGGATCAGAACGTCCTGTCTGTCTTAAGACTGATGGACATTTGTGACACTTTGCCTAATTTAcag GCATTTGTACACGTATCAACAGCGTACAGCAACCCAGAGCGTTATGTTGTTGAGGAGAGGGTATACCCCTCACCAGTTTCCCTATCTCGTCTCCTGGCACTGGTAGACGTTGTTCCAGCTCCGATACTGGCTAGCATCACTCCAca GTATATAAAACCGAAGCCAAATACGTATACTTTTACAAAGGCGATGGCTGAGGAAGCGATACGCAGCCGTGCCAGCAGCTATCCCGTTGCGATCTTCAGACCTACAATAG TGGTATCCTCCCTCAAGCATCCATATCCAGGCTGGATAGAAAATCTAAACGGGCCAAGTGGTGTAGTGGTGGCAGCTGGTAAGGGATTACTTCACGTCTTCTGCAGGAAACCAAATGCTAAAGCTGATCTTATACCAGTGGATATCGCTATTGACACTCTATTGGCCGTGGCTTGGGAAACAGCCGTTGATAA GTTGTCGGACGTCAGGGTCTATAACTGCGGCACTGGCGAGAACCCAACAACGTGGGGTGATTTCGAGAGAGCTTTAAAAGTCTATCTTCCGCAATATCCTCTGGATGGTTGCTTGTGGTATCCAAGCGGAAACGGGGTCGAGAACAG ATATGTCCATAAAATCCTAGAGTTCCTCCTGCATACAGCTCCGCTGCATGTTGCTGAGTACGTCATGAGAGCTCTTGGTGTTAAGATGAA AATAAGTTTAATAACAGCGGAGCAGAAGCTACGGGCTATGAGTGATGTGCTGGCGTTCTTCGCGCTGCGAGATTGGCAGTTTAAGAACGATAATGTACAAAAATTGAGAGCAAGACTAACACCGAGCGATGCTGGGATATACAATCTAGATCCCAAGACAATAGA TTGGAACGAACAGTACAAAAACTTCGTAAAAGGAACTAGGAAGTTTTTGCTGAAAGAAAAGGATGAAGATGCAGAAGAAGCGAAGAGGCACCTCAACAG aaTGTACTTCATCCACAAAGGCGTTATGTTCTTCGTAATGATCCTACTATTTCGACTTATCTTACAAAATAAGACAATTCGCGACATCGTGTACGGAACTCTGCGATTATTGGCTTCTCTTTTACACGCATCATATAATATGTTAGAAGTGTGA
- the LOC123668189 gene encoding uncharacterized HIT-like protein Synpcc7942_1390 — protein MFNKVFQRALKFRLKKSYPTNIYDISRGAAVAVRRPYSDEVRRAQNTDISNGPTIFDKIISKEIKADIIYEDELCLAFNDIAPQAPVHFLVIPKRRISRLQDSETGDRELLGHLMLVARSLGAARAPQGWRLVVNNGVHGAQSVYHLHLHVLGGRQMKWPPG, from the exons atgTTTAACAAAGTTTTTCAACGTGCTTTAAAATTTCGATTAAAGAAGAGTTATCCAACTAACATTTACGACATATCTCGTGGAGCTGCGGTCGCCGTACGTAGACCATACAGTGACGAAGTAAGACGTGCTCAAAATACAGATATTTCAAATGGTCCTACGattttcgataaaataataTCGAAAGAAATCAAAGCGGACATAATATACGAGGATGAATTGTGTTTAGCCTTTAATGATATAGCGCCACAAGCGCCCGTTCATTTCTTGGTGATACCAAAACGTAGGATTTCACGTTTACAAGATTCTGAGACTGGAGACCGAGAG CTCCTAGGTCACCTAATGTTGGTCGCGAGGTCGCTAGGCGCTGCTCGAGCGCCCCAAGGATGGCGCCTTGTCGTCAACAATGGGGTCCACGGCGCCCAAAGTGTCTACCACCTACATTTACACGTCTTAGGGGGTAGACAGATGAAGTGGCCGCCAGGGTAA